A section of the Deinococcus taeanensis genome encodes:
- a CDS encoding RNA polymerase sigma factor, producing MDLPASSPADVISPELYARLCDGDEAAWFEFVQEHEGRMYGYLYRLEGNSEDALDLTQEVFYRAWRSIRTFRPGERVLPWLYQVARNTQIESHRRKQLQRFSLEQAREDVGFEVTSERRSPVQMAESADAQDRVQRALLQLPPEYREAVVLRFVEDLSYDEIAQIQGVAVGTAKSRVFRAKEQLADLLAGVADVH from the coding sequence GTGGACCTCCCTGCGTCTTCCCCCGCCGACGTGATCTCGCCTGAGCTGTACGCGCGGCTGTGCGACGGTGACGAGGCCGCGTGGTTTGAATTCGTGCAGGAACACGAGGGCCGCATGTACGGGTACCTGTACCGCCTCGAGGGCAACAGTGAGGACGCCCTGGACCTCACGCAGGAGGTGTTCTACCGGGCCTGGCGGTCCATTCGCACGTTCCGCCCCGGTGAACGGGTGCTGCCCTGGCTGTACCAGGTGGCGCGCAACACGCAGATCGAGTCCCACCGCCGCAAGCAGTTGCAGCGGTTCTCGCTGGAACAGGCGCGGGAGGACGTGGGGTTCGAGGTGACCAGCGAGCGCCGGTCACCCGTACAGATGGCTGAGAGTGCCGACGCCCAGGACCGGGTCCAGCGCGCGCTGCTGCAGCTGCCCCCGGAGTACCGGGAAGCCGTGGTGCTGCGGTTCGTGGAGGACCTCAGTTACGACGAGATCGCGCAGATTCAGGGCGTGGCGGTCGGCACGGCCAAAAGCCGCGTGTTTCGCGCCAAGGAGCAGCTCGCCGACCTGCTCGCTGGTGTGGCCGACGTTCACTAG
- a CDS encoding peptidyl-prolyl cis-trans isomerase produces MNKKKLVNVLMGVLALLLVVGMAYQFTPSLGSLFNKEKGTPALTVNGTAVTVEQLEAARRSNPVLSSTDTGVLGDDFKTFVVAQQIDQTLVSNAVKDIRVSRKDVNAKVTEVREANDLTDNKKWTDALQGVGLTDSEYRQQVRQSLAIERKVEELKKAVPAATDAELQAYYDLNSDKFQTDPRIQGRQIVVADKAKAQALLTQLKGGADFAGLASANSTEFKDRGGALGPIENGAPRPVAQVALPSEVGTAAFALKDGGLTDVVESGGKFYIVKVEKYLPPTRKPFAEAKSDVSTTVNEQKKNAAVEAWVEGLRKDAKVEFKDLNWKVENPTVATVGGQSIPYSQVIEQVVNNQQFAGLLQQVPADQAAQLVNGILKPQVVQQLIQGYAASALVERLKLNLVGTRQELAAGIAAYGARNVKVSDADVQAFYTQNKAQFESPASATVTEASFKDQAKAVAFRNGFSSGDFAQAAGKAGGTVSERGSVTGGDGKLSEALNAAVFSAKSLRDAGEGSLSDVVKVGDRYSVLYITDLQRAATQPLSAVRGQIETQVLAQKKSEEGQKFLQAQVATLKPSDKLKEILAAQEKRVAAAAPKTTPAQGAAGKDGTKGSADAAGSGSGAGATKAPPADK; encoded by the coding sequence GTGAACAAGAAGAAACTCGTGAACGTCCTTATGGGCGTTCTGGCCCTGCTGCTGGTGGTGGGCATGGCCTACCAGTTCACGCCCTCGCTGGGCTCGCTGTTTAACAAAGAGAAAGGCACCCCCGCCCTGACTGTCAACGGCACCGCTGTCACCGTCGAGCAGCTTGAGGCCGCGCGGCGCAGCAACCCCGTACTGAGCAGCACCGACACCGGCGTGCTGGGCGACGATTTCAAAACCTTCGTGGTCGCCCAGCAGATTGATCAGACGCTCGTGTCGAACGCCGTGAAGGACATCCGCGTCAGCCGCAAAGACGTGAACGCCAAAGTCACGGAAGTCCGCGAAGCGAACGACCTGACCGACAACAAGAAATGGACGGACGCCCTGCAGGGTGTGGGCCTGACCGACAGTGAGTACCGCCAGCAGGTCCGCCAGAGCCTCGCCATCGAGCGCAAGGTCGAGGAACTGAAAAAGGCCGTGCCGGCCGCCACGGACGCCGAACTCCAGGCGTACTATGACCTGAACAGCGACAAGTTCCAGACCGACCCGCGCATCCAGGGACGCCAGATCGTCGTGGCCGATAAGGCCAAGGCGCAGGCCCTGCTGACCCAGCTGAAGGGCGGCGCGGATTTCGCCGGGCTCGCCAGCGCCAACAGCACCGAATTCAAGGACCGTGGCGGCGCGCTGGGACCCATCGAGAACGGCGCTCCCCGGCCCGTGGCGCAGGTCGCGCTGCCCAGCGAGGTGGGCACGGCCGCCTTCGCCCTGAAAGACGGCGGCCTGACTGACGTGGTGGAAAGCGGCGGGAAGTTCTACATCGTGAAAGTCGAGAAGTACCTGCCCCCGACCAGGAAGCCCTTCGCCGAAGCGAAGAGTGACGTGAGCACCACCGTCAACGAGCAGAAGAAGAATGCCGCTGTGGAAGCCTGGGTCGAAGGCCTGCGCAAGGACGCCAAGGTGGAGTTCAAGGACCTGAACTGGAAGGTGGAGAATCCCACGGTCGCCACGGTCGGCGGGCAGAGCATTCCCTACTCGCAGGTTATCGAGCAGGTCGTGAACAACCAGCAGTTCGCGGGCCTGCTGCAGCAGGTGCCGGCCGACCAGGCCGCCCAGCTTGTCAACGGCATCCTGAAGCCCCAGGTGGTGCAGCAGCTGATTCAGGGGTACGCTGCGTCCGCGCTGGTCGAGCGCCTCAAGCTGAACCTGGTGGGCACCCGTCAGGAACTGGCAGCCGGAATTGCCGCGTACGGCGCGCGGAACGTCAAGGTCAGTGACGCCGACGTGCAGGCGTTCTACACCCAGAACAAAGCGCAGTTCGAATCCCCCGCCAGCGCCACCGTGACCGAAGCGAGCTTCAAGGACCAGGCGAAGGCCGTGGCGTTCCGTAACGGCTTCAGCAGCGGCGACTTCGCGCAGGCGGCCGGGAAGGCCGGTGGGACTGTCAGCGAGCGCGGCAGTGTGACCGGCGGTGACGGCAAACTCAGCGAGGCGCTGAACGCCGCGGTGTTCAGCGCCAAGAGTCTGCGCGACGCGGGCGAAGGCAGCCTGAGCGACGTCGTGAAGGTCGGCGACCGCTACTCCGTGCTGTACATCACGGACCTCCAGCGGGCCGCCACGCAGCCCCTGAGTGCGGTGCGCGGCCAGATCGAGACGCAGGTGCTCGCGCAGAAGAAGAGTGAGGAGGGCCAGAAGTTCCTTCAGGCTCAGGTGGCCACGCTGAAGCCCAGCGACAAGCTCAAGGAGATTCTCGCGGCGCAGGAGAAGCGCGTGGCGGCCGCGGCGCCCAAGACCACCCCCGCCCAGGGCGCCGCCGGCAAAGACGGCACCAAAGGCAGTGCGGACGCCGCTGGAAGCGGCAGTGGCGCCGGCGCAACCAAAGCCCCGCCCGCCGACAAGTAA
- a CDS encoding FUN14 domain-containing protein, whose product MDALRDLLPDLSVGALLGFAAGVALRHIGRIALILLGVLFITLQLLAYFDLISVNWLRVQALTEPWLRQGSEAGGAWLSRVLTANLPFAGAFTAGLLLGLRARM is encoded by the coding sequence ATGGACGCCCTGCGCGACCTGCTGCCCGACCTGAGTGTGGGCGCCCTGCTGGGGTTCGCGGCGGGCGTGGCCCTGAGGCACATCGGCCGGATCGCTCTCATTCTGCTGGGCGTGCTGTTCATCACGTTGCAGCTGCTGGCCTACTTTGATCTGATCAGCGTGAACTGGCTGCGCGTGCAGGCACTCACCGAGCCGTGGCTCCGGCAGGGCAGTGAGGCGGGCGGCGCCTGGCTCAGCCGGGTTCTCACCGCGAACCTGCCGTTCGCGGGGGCGTTCACGGCGGGCCTGTTGCTGGGCCTGCGCGCCCGCATGTAG